One part of the Rutidosis leptorrhynchoides isolate AG116_Rl617_1_P2 chromosome 1, CSIRO_AGI_Rlap_v1, whole genome shotgun sequence genome encodes these proteins:
- the LOC139885685 gene encoding uncharacterized protein, whose amino-acid sequence MVIPPPVKAQRITKYLKPYLLKMHFSNNYVSAQVIHAPTATVASAASSQEKALREAWTQAHQSTRDVAAAAKIGKLLGERLLRKDIPAVSVVYKKDQRYHGKVKAVVDSIREAGVKLL is encoded by the coding sequence ATGGTAATTCCTCCACCAGTCAAGGCTCAAAGAATCACAAAGTATCTGAAACCATATCTATTGAAAATGCACTTCTCAAACAATTACGTAAGTGCCCAAGTGATTCATGCACCAACTGCAACCGTTGCCTCTGCTGCAAGCTCACAGGAAAAGGCGCTTCGAGAAGCCTGGACACAAGCACACCAAAGCACTAGAGATGTTGCTGCGGCTGCCAAAATCGGGAAGCTTTTAGGTGAAAGGTTGCTACGTAAAGACATACCAGCCGTATCGGTTGTCTACAAAAAAGATCAAAGATATCATGGTAAGGTTAAAGCTGTAGTAGATTCTATAAGGGAGGCAGGTGTCAAACTGCTTTGA